One Ahaetulla prasina isolate Xishuangbanna chromosome 1, ASM2864084v1, whole genome shotgun sequence DNA window includes the following coding sequences:
- the RNH1 gene encoding ribonuclease inhibitor isoform X1 translates to MIALFGKLRSCFVLPRGARAFPLASGRGLRAWGFPEGFKTSEMDLDLQCQEFDASKWKELVASMKQHKTIRLDDCGLGISHCEDLSVLLTSNQELTELNLSNNELGDAGVDALCKGLLNPNCKLQKLWLRNCNLTKACCEKLRSVVTKSPLTELHLGDNSLGTSGGKALCQGLVDSNCQLESLQLQFCDLTKENIDALCSVLSVKSSLQMLNLSNNKLGDEAVKNLCQALVKGSSNLQSLQLESCEITRASCEDLSIFLSNTPSLTELCIGDNSIGDAGLAILCQGIQNPKCKVEKLWLWECNITAAGCKELATIIGTKETLKEMSLLGNPVENEGVEFLCQGLKDPKTKLQSLWLRDCGLASACCKSIGSALSVNSVLKELQLGGNSIGDEGVIEICEGVMSPNCNLDSLWLGQSSVTAVCCDALAKLIVEKSSLRELDVSYSQIGDEGVLKLCEAVKNPNCNLKYLILYDTFWTSKANKVVKALEGLKTDFQVVT, encoded by the exons ATGATCGCCCTTTTTGGGAAGCTCCGGAGTTGCTTCGTTCTGCCGCGTGGAGCCCGGGCGTTTCCTCTTGCAAGCGGGCGCGGCCTTCGTGCCTGGGGTTTTCCCGAGGGAT TTAAGACCTCAGAAATGGACCTTGACTTGCAGTGCCAAGAATTTGATGCATCAAAATGGAAAGAACTTGTTGCATCCATGAAACAGCACAAAACAATTAG ATTGGATGACTGCGGTCTGGGAATTAGCCATTGTGAAGATCTTTCTGTTCTTCTGACCAGCAACCAAGAACTAACTGAACTGAATCTAAGCAACAATGAACTGGGAGATGCTGGTGTAGATGCTCTGTGCAAAGGATTGTTAAATCCGAATTGCAAACTTCAAAAACTCTG GTTACGAAACTGCAACTTAACTAAAGCTTGTTGTGAGAAGCTTCGTTCTGTAGTTACTAAATCACCTCTGACAGAGCTACACCTGGGAGATAACAGTTTGGGCACATCAGGTGGGAAAGCATTGTGCCAAGGACTTGTGGATTCAAACTGCCAACTAGAATCACTACA ACTACAATTCTGTGACCTCACAAAGGAAAACATAGATGCCCTCTGCTCTGTACTGTCTGTCAAATCGTCCCTGCAAATGCTCAACCTGAGTAATAACAAGCTAGGAGATGAAGCAGTGAAAAACCTCTGCCAAGCCTTGGTGAAGGGCTCTTCTAACTTGCAATCCCTACA ATTAGAGAGCTGTGAGATCACACGTGCTAGTTGCGAGGACCTCAGTATTTTCCTCAGTAATACCCCATCCTTGACAGAATTATGCATAGGAGACAACAGTATTGGTGATGCAGGACTAGCTATCCTCTGCCAAGGCATCCAAAATCCAAAGTGCAAAGTAGAGAAACTATG GTTGTGGGAATGCAATATCACTGCTGCTGGTTGTAAGGAACTTGCCACAATCATTGGCACCAAAGAGACACTCAAGGAGATGAGCCTGCTGGGAAATCCTGTGGAAAATGAAGGAGTAGAATTTTTATGTCAAGGACTGAAGGATCCAAAAACGAAACTCCAATCTCTGTG GTTAAGAGATTGTGGCTTGGCATCGGCTTGCTGCAAGAGTATTGGCTCTGCTTTGAGCGTGAACAGTGTCCTAAAAGAGCTGCAACTGGGTGGCAACTCCATTGGAGATGAAGGAGTGATTGAAATCTGTGAAGGTGTGATGAGTCCAAATTGCAACCTTGATTCCCTCTG GCTGGGGCAGTCGAGTGTTACAGCAGTTTGCTGTGATGCACTTGCCAAACTTATAGTTGAGAAATCTTCTCTACGGGAATTGGATGTGAGCTACAGCCAAATAGGGGATGAGGGTGTGTTGAAGTTGTGTGAAGCAGTGAAAAATCCAAACTGTAACCTGAAATATCTAAT cTTGTATGACACTTTTTGGACTTCGAAAGCAAACAAGGTGGTGAAGGCTCTGGAAGGGCTGAAGACTGATTTTCAAGTGGTTACATGA
- the RNH1 gene encoding ribonuclease inhibitor isoform X2: MDLDLQCQEFDASKWKELVASMKQHKTIRLDDCGLGISHCEDLSVLLTSNQELTELNLSNNELGDAGVDALCKGLLNPNCKLQKLWLRNCNLTKACCEKLRSVVTKSPLTELHLGDNSLGTSGGKALCQGLVDSNCQLESLQLQFCDLTKENIDALCSVLSVKSSLQMLNLSNNKLGDEAVKNLCQALVKGSSNLQSLQLESCEITRASCEDLSIFLSNTPSLTELCIGDNSIGDAGLAILCQGIQNPKCKVEKLWLWECNITAAGCKELATIIGTKETLKEMSLLGNPVENEGVEFLCQGLKDPKTKLQSLWLRDCGLASACCKSIGSALSVNSVLKELQLGGNSIGDEGVIEICEGVMSPNCNLDSLWLGQSSVTAVCCDALAKLIVEKSSLRELDVSYSQIGDEGVLKLCEAVKNPNCNLKYLILYDTFWTSKANKVVKALEGLKTDFQVVT, from the exons ATGGACCTTGACTTGCAGTGCCAAGAATTTGATGCATCAAAATGGAAAGAACTTGTTGCATCCATGAAACAGCACAAAACAATTAG ATTGGATGACTGCGGTCTGGGAATTAGCCATTGTGAAGATCTTTCTGTTCTTCTGACCAGCAACCAAGAACTAACTGAACTGAATCTAAGCAACAATGAACTGGGAGATGCTGGTGTAGATGCTCTGTGCAAAGGATTGTTAAATCCGAATTGCAAACTTCAAAAACTCTG GTTACGAAACTGCAACTTAACTAAAGCTTGTTGTGAGAAGCTTCGTTCTGTAGTTACTAAATCACCTCTGACAGAGCTACACCTGGGAGATAACAGTTTGGGCACATCAGGTGGGAAAGCATTGTGCCAAGGACTTGTGGATTCAAACTGCCAACTAGAATCACTACA ACTACAATTCTGTGACCTCACAAAGGAAAACATAGATGCCCTCTGCTCTGTACTGTCTGTCAAATCGTCCCTGCAAATGCTCAACCTGAGTAATAACAAGCTAGGAGATGAAGCAGTGAAAAACCTCTGCCAAGCCTTGGTGAAGGGCTCTTCTAACTTGCAATCCCTACA ATTAGAGAGCTGTGAGATCACACGTGCTAGTTGCGAGGACCTCAGTATTTTCCTCAGTAATACCCCATCCTTGACAGAATTATGCATAGGAGACAACAGTATTGGTGATGCAGGACTAGCTATCCTCTGCCAAGGCATCCAAAATCCAAAGTGCAAAGTAGAGAAACTATG GTTGTGGGAATGCAATATCACTGCTGCTGGTTGTAAGGAACTTGCCACAATCATTGGCACCAAAGAGACACTCAAGGAGATGAGCCTGCTGGGAAATCCTGTGGAAAATGAAGGAGTAGAATTTTTATGTCAAGGACTGAAGGATCCAAAAACGAAACTCCAATCTCTGTG GTTAAGAGATTGTGGCTTGGCATCGGCTTGCTGCAAGAGTATTGGCTCTGCTTTGAGCGTGAACAGTGTCCTAAAAGAGCTGCAACTGGGTGGCAACTCCATTGGAGATGAAGGAGTGATTGAAATCTGTGAAGGTGTGATGAGTCCAAATTGCAACCTTGATTCCCTCTG GCTGGGGCAGTCGAGTGTTACAGCAGTTTGCTGTGATGCACTTGCCAAACTTATAGTTGAGAAATCTTCTCTACGGGAATTGGATGTGAGCTACAGCCAAATAGGGGATGAGGGTGTGTTGAAGTTGTGTGAAGCAGTGAAAAATCCAAACTGTAACCTGAAATATCTAAT cTTGTATGACACTTTTTGGACTTCGAAAGCAAACAAGGTGGTGAAGGCTCTGGAAGGGCTGAAGACTGATTTTCAAGTGGTTACATGA